A window of the Hydrogenobacter hydrogenophilus genome harbors these coding sequences:
- a CDS encoding RsmD family RNA methyltransferase, producing the protein MEKARRKKEIRPTSSLVKQAVFNILGDIRGSLFLDLYAGSGQVGLMAEERGAEVIFVEKNPKLAKEIKKKARGNVIISDVLKFLMNFDREADVIFADPPYNYENYEKLIQLSLKVLKKGGIFILEHGKKMDFGAERKKVYGDTVLSLWRKEDD; encoded by the coding sequence ATGGAAAAAGCAAGAAGAAAAAAAGAAATTAGACCTACTTCTTCTCTCGTCAAACAGGCTGTGTTTAACATATTAGGAGACATAAGAGGTTCTCTGTTTTTAGACCTTTACGCTGGCAGTGGTCAGGTGGGACTTATGGCTGAAGAAAGGGGTGCGGAGGTGATTTTTGTGGAGAAAAATCCTAAACTTGCCAAAGAAATTAAGAAGAAGGCAAGAGGTAATGTGATAATATCCGATGTACTCAAGTTTCTAATGAACTTTGATAGAGAGGCAGATGTGATCTTTGCAGATCCACCTTATAACTATGAAAATTACGAAAAACTTATACAACTTTCATTAAAAGTTCTCAAAAAAGGTGGAATTTTCATATTAGAACACGGCAAAAAGATGGATTTTGGCGCAGAAAGGAAGAAAGTTTATGGAGACACAGTACTGTCCCTTTGGAGGAAGGAAGATGACTAA
- the speD gene encoding adenosylmethionine decarboxylase gives MAKTLGLHILADLYGVNPDLIDKVEDIRHLLESAVKVAGLTKISSHYYQFQPHGATGVVLLAESHISIHTWPEHGLATVDVYTCGDPLKAYRSMEYIVSVLKPTRIDKQVFERGLVGESEDAELRSSLLNTYR, from the coding sequence ATGGCAAAGACCCTCGGACTGCATATCCTAGCAGACCTTTACGGTGTTAACCCCGACCTTATTGACAAGGTCGAGGACATAAGGCACTTGCTTGAAAGTGCCGTCAAGGTTGCAGGTCTTACCAAGATCTCCTCTCACTACTATCAGTTCCAACCTCACGGAGCCACAGGCGTTGTACTTCTGGCTGAAAGCCACATATCCATCCACACATGGCCCGAGCACGGACTTGCTACCGTAGATGTCTACACCTGTGGGGACCCGCTAAAGGCATACAGGTCTATGGAGTACATAGTATCTGTACTCAAACCTACAAGGATAGACAAACAGGTTTTCGAGAGGGGTCTGGTAGGAGAGTCCGAGGATGCAGAGC